From Bacteroidota bacterium:
AAAAAAAACACAAATAATAGATAAGGATTATCCTGATTTACAGCAATTGATTGAAAATATGTTTGATACCATGCACCGTTCGGACGGTGTGGGTATTGCTGCTCCCCAGGTGGGCAAATCCATCAGGATGTTTGTGGTAGATGGTTCTCCTTTGGATGATGAAGAGGATGAAGAAGAGGACCTTTCTGATTTCACCAAAGTATTTATTAATGCCCAGATTGTTCTCCGGGACGGAGAGATGGTCCCTTATAATGAAGGCTGTTTGAGTCTTCCTTCCATCCGGGAAGATGTGATGCGCCACTCGCATATCAAAATAGAATATTATGATGAAAACTTCGACTTTCACAGTGAAGAATATGACGGGACTAAAGCAAGGATTATCCAGCACGAATATGATCACCTGGACGGTATACTGTTTACCGACCATTTGTCGCCCATAAAGAAGAGGTTGCTGGCAGCAAAACTGAATGCTATTTCAAAAGGAAAAGTTGAAGTAGATTATAAGATAAAGATTGCAAAATAAAAGATAAGCCCTGCTTTAACTGGCAGGGCTTATCTTTTAAATAAATTTTTCTGGTTTGTTATTCGGGATTTTGAGGAGGATTCCCCATTTGAGGAGAATTTCCGAAATTACCTTCACCTCTGGGACGTCCCTGACCTCCCTGGCCTCTTCTGGAACGCATTGCTTCCTGGTTTTTCTTGTAAGTTGCAAATTGGTCGGGGGTCAGTACTTTTTGCAATTCGGCTTCTTTTTGGGTCTGAACATTTTTCATCTTCTCCATCATTTGAGCACGGTCATTATCCCGGTTCTTGAAAAGGGAATCAGATTTCAGGGCAAATTTCAGGTTAATTGCATCAACCTGCTGAACCTGGGCATCAGTCAGCTTAAGACTTTCTTTCATTTGCTGGGTTTGACGTTTTGCCCTTTCTTCAGGTGTGGCACGACCTTGTCCCATTACATTTAAAGCTGTAAATCCAATGAATAATAAAAGGATACATCCTTTTTGAAACATGTTTGTTTTCATCTTGTTGTTTTTTTAGTAAGACATTTAATTTATTTAGCTAAAATATCTAATGTGGTTGTGCTAAGCAACTATAATATTCAAACGGACTAAAGTTATAGACAAAGACGGCATTTTTACCGATTCCACCAGGAAAGGGTGTGGGCTAAATATTTTTTCCCTTGATGAGTTTGGAAAAATTATCCTTGTAATAATCGCTGATGGGAATAAGCTTATCTCCAATTTTTATGCGGCTCTTTTGTATCGATTCGATCTTATTCAAAGAAACGATGAAAGACCGGTGGACCCTGATAAAATCTTTTGCAGGCAGCTTTTCTTCAAGTGATTTGAGCGTGAGCAATGACAAAATCGGAATGGGTTTAAGCGTGGTATATATTTTTACATAGTCTTTTAAACCTTCAATGTAAGAAATATCCTTCAGGTTGATTTTTACGGTTTTGTAATCGGACTTTACAAACAGGAAATCGTCATTTTCTTCATTATTGGTATTTGCAGGAGGGGCAATTTGTGGCTGTTCCTCCGTTTTTACCCTGTTGCAAAGGTTGAAATACTGATAGGCTTTTGTTGCTGCTTTGAAAAAACGGTCAAAGGGAATAGGTTTCAGCAGGTAATCCATTACATTTAGATCATATCCTTCAATGGCGTATTGTTGATAAGCAGTTGTGAGAATAACCATAGGGGAATTTTTCAGGCTTTTTAAAAGTTGTATACCTGTGATGTCGTGCATCTGAATGTCAAGAAATATCAGGTCGATTTTTTGGTTTTGTAATATTTCAAGGGCATCTACGGCACTTTCGCAACGGCATACCAGTTCAAGAAAAGGGACCTTATGGATAAAATCTTCCATCAGGTCCAGAGCCAGGGGTTCATCATCAACTATGATACATCTAATCATGAGC
This genomic window contains:
- a CDS encoding LytTR family DNA-binding domain-containing protein, with the protein product MIRCIIVDDEPLALDLMEDFIHKVPFLELVCRCESAVDALEILQNQKIDLIFLDIQMHDITGIQLLKSLKNSPMVILTTAYQQYAIEGYDLNVMDYLLKPIPFDRFFKAATKAYQYFNLCNRVKTEEQPQIAPPANTNNEENDDFLFVKSDYKTVKINLKDISYIEGLKDYVKIYTTLKPIPILSLLTLKSLEEKLPAKDFIRVHRSFIVSLNKIESIQKSRIKIGDKLIPISDYYKDNFSKLIKGKNI
- the def gene encoding peptide deformylase, whose product is MVLPVVVYGSSILRKKTQIIDKDYPDLQQLIENMFDTMHRSDGVGIAAPQVGKSIRMFVVDGSPLDDEEDEEEDLSDFTKVFINAQIVLRDGEMVPYNEGCLSLPSIREDVMRHSHIKIEYYDENFDFHSEEYDGTKARIIQHEYDHLDGILFTDHLSPIKKRLLAAKLNAISKGKVEVDYKIKIAK